The Amphiura filiformis chromosome 15, Afil_fr2py, whole genome shotgun sequence region AAGCAAGAATGTGTGTCCATATCCGCATTATTAAGGGGGCACtccacccctgtggtaaatttgtgaacatttttgtatttttctcaaaaattaataacaaactggtaacaaaacttatgtatatttttggggcaaggaatccaattactacactgaaatttcagtgattcaagacaaacaGTTCAGTATATAAaattatgataggaaatgaggtacactctagcggtaccttatttcttatcataaataacaaaccacttgtcttgggtcactgaaactccagtgtagtaattggattccttgcccctataatatacataacttttgttactactgtgttattagtttttgagaaaaatgcaaaaatgtatcTCATGCTCAAGTAGTTGGtggttaaaggcttaatgtacgatttccttcaaattttaaatttgtcattatatactcaaaatgctgaaacaatactagtaataatgcATATagggtaaaccaaacagcttccgtggtaaaccttatagcgccatcacttgatgaaagtacgttattagtaggcgtgagttaaaagctatctgggctagaactattgcgactgtaggggtgagcttgcctacaggtaaaaaaatactcgtggcggttataatacacgtctagtttagggcaacgggggtggaaaggagggtaggcctactaccgggatgtgcgacagattcggggtgcattttggtttattgatggccctcaatttcatgaaaatttggtttaagaaagattgtttttattattattatttttttaaattaatttgtttcccaaattttaatcggaaagtgtgccatttctgttattgttaccatggcgtgcgataatcatgataataaataggcctattaatataatttttaaatgctattttattattttgttattaattgaaaatctaaaatagtataaaatcgtatatgatgccttaaGTTCAAGTTTAAAAtgttcttccaatattaataactattattaaataattcctaacatctcggacaacacgcCCCATCCCCCAatatacacacacccacacaccacgCCCCTACATATACACCAACAGCCACATGCCAAGTTGCACATCGTGCACGCGCGCGTGCACATCCAGCATTgtcccgctaaaatacactaccctattacgagcaatggaatagcccgtcaatcatgcacagtggttgctcctggaaggaagattatacccgatgtgacgcggttgctcatggaagacaagaaggattataccccttttctaataatgagctgaaataacgaggtaacgtgaaagaaacactgcttgttattttggccgtttaacacacagctctatgggcggacataaagtcataatttcttgaattatgactttatgtcgaactttgctctgtttacctacaaacacaacaaatttggctgattccatttattttaggtgcaagttgtgaccggtgtaaacattacaaatatgccaaaaaatcaggtttgaaaaaaattaaccaaattcatattataagatcgtacattatgaatTAAGTTAGGAGGTGGGTCTTGAGTCAAAGGTCAAATACATTTAAGGGGCTGTCATTtccttcggaaggggggtcatgaatatactgggggtcatagaatttcagactaaaaatagggggttataattttttaacaatcaaaaattattaagggctggatAATGACATCCTCCTAAACTGCTAGACTGACTGGCTTTATTGCAACTGCTATGGCAGGAGGTCTAGTGGCATGAgagcatagatgaactcctggatggggcagctttaattagcatgaggccgcattgatatgtaaatagcgtattcttatttaaatttgtgcccagacgtattgaggcgacagtcatgttatccagacggagaatggctgcatatgccgggcatgtcaatttgctgagtgaaggctgataatcacctttctgtataggtaataagctagtatatttcgtgtaccagttggttataacaaaaattagtatcatattaaatatattaaatgtataaactttgaaagttacacgaatttgaagagcagagcttcgaaatctagctaagtcaggtgatgtgaaattctgctgcgtgaccccctctgcgtggtagaattatattcataaaacattgaatttaacgtacagatatcatgggcagccaaccacgatttatcagcatttaaaatatatgttaattaacaaagataaataataaagagtacaaatggcaattaactagtaaacaagcctgaaatcttaaaatgttgccacgtgtttTCCCGAACATGTGACATGCAACATCTGACCACTtctcagatttaccgtaaatatttggagtatgcttgcacatcatgcacatacactgtgcatttctttacctccgtataaaatcaataattcatgctgggagccaagtaacagtGTCTGCACAGTGCAGCTTggtatattttattttacttgagagcataatagaaatacatcagACGAATCATGGcaccatgatggaaggtcaggtcgggtatcaaaggttattataacttaaatactacttgtatttcccaccttgcctctgtcacatatttccttcatattattgacagcaagtcctaattttgactttgctattgcaaaatgtcatttcatatcaaattagtagactttctttgaaaaaacatatcactggtgcctgatgggaatacccgtccgccatttcattaaactagATCGTTTTCGCGtgatttgtgcccagatgtattggggggcgctatactctcattgaacaggcaaagttcgcaaaacaaacaacgttgttatttgccaaacgcAATTCACATGagccaaggggtcgaacatgaataattcataacgagctataacggatcgataactggcctcactttctagctagtaaaccagctgaatttttcatagattttgcgttgctaatagaacaaccgtgaatttagtgtcacccccttgatgaGAGCTACCTGTACTCCATCACAACCTTCCCTGTGGCCGCTACAGGCAGAATTAGATCTATAGTGCTTCGCAAACTGCTTTAatataccatggaggtatatacctCCATGCTTATACAGAATAGAAATCTTTAAGGGggaactacacccctgcccaaatttgtgcctatttttgcatttttctcaaaaattatagcgtagtggtgacaagtaagatatgtatattataggggcaatgactacaactattgcactggaaattttatttcaacacagacaacagttgtggagttacagtcaaaaatgagggaaaaccaatatttgatcaataaatcaataactacttgccttgagttgctgaattttcagtgcagtagaacagtagtccttgcccctataatatacatatcttacttgtcaccaatgtgctataatttttgagaaaaatgcaaaaataggcacaaaattgaccagggtgtagtacccttaacgtGGACCGAGGCGTGGATTCCCCCAGTTTGGGTGATCTTGAATCTAAAGCTTGTAAACTTAGTAAATGAAACTTCCCGTAACTAGGTGACATGTATACCTTAAAATTTTTTGATTCAAATCCAATACTCAGATTGTTGACTCGTTGCCATGGTAATGACCGCCATATTGGATTTGGTGAATTTCAAAGGTAGAGACATTGGGATcatgatatctcaaaaagtattcaatcaatagaaatgaaatttttggaatgtggTCTTCATAGACAGGACATGAACCTGAACTAGAATTATGATAATCATGTGATGTATTGGGGTCTCactagaggtcaaagttcaaattcaaaatttaataattattgttttatgctGTTTTGTTGCTACCATAGCAACAACATAGTTCTGATACCTCAAATACTTTTTAAGATATTGTGTTCCGTGGGGACATGCGTCGGCGaaattttttttggtaatttgGTGAATTTTTAGTCTAGAAACACTGTTTTTaggttttttatattttggaaacactgttttactttaattttgattTGCAAAAGATATTTGAATTATCACAAATAATAGTGAAAATTAGAGGTCAAAATCTTGATTATTTAAGAAATTTTATCTCGTGAAGTTACAGttttgaatacaagttttgaatggaagctccgattgttgtcaaacaaaaagcaaaagaaaggtaTTTTCACCTTAATTCCAATAAATATTTGTAGAGTTCATTTTTTTTGCCCACAACCTTAAAGACAAGTTAGAATGCACACAAAGAAACGCCTATCTGTATCAGGCCCGTCAGTAATGCTATGCTGACTGAAGATATCATACTAAAGGGAAATCTGGAAAAAGTCTCAATATTGTCAGaagtgtttatttttttcaaattgcaaGGCTTAAAATGTAGAATTAATTCACTTTTCTGGCTGAATGAACTAACAGGATTGCAAGTAAAAAGGCCCAGGTCTTTGATTTGCGCccccatattttggattttcagGGGTTTTCAGAACCagtggttttaaaacttattgttACCCATGatttgtcaaaattgaagcacttttttgacccccatagagccaaaattgagacctttgaccttttcgtgATAATTCAAGAATGGTAAATAGAAGACTTCACATAGGGTTTAAGAATCACAATCATTATGTGATTAAGATGTATTGGCTCAACATCGCAACAATCACCATAGAATTGAATAAACAATATATTGATTACCTGTGAGCTACTCCTGTGTATGAGTGACAAGATAGCAGACAAAAAAGGATTTACGTGTGAataaatatgtgactcctcgccacaactgagcccggatgtcgccaatcatcatttttgagatattcaaccaaaatattctgcttgaaattagctttaaaatgatgtatatcatgtctatagtacttgacatttaagtagtgaaaaatcaataaaacagtcaataaatcctatctttcctattgtttattgttaagttcgatggagcatatctcaatagtggcactggcgacatccgggctcagttgtgaggAGTCACATATTGCAACCTTATTGGAGCTGTATGGTGCGCATTCAATGTTTTTGAAAGTTACAAATTTGCCAAACTGCCAAAACCAAAATTTATAATGGATTAAAATGtattgaccaaaaccaaaacacatgTATTTCAAATCCATGGCACCAAGGAAGTACAACTTTGTTGATTTCAGCTTCCTTGATGGTCAAATAAAGCTTCCTACCCTATTCTGTTTTGGAAAAAACAGCTTTAGGTCAAAGATCAAGTCTCCGTTATCTGTGGATCtccttatttttttttcaaagtacaAAATCTACAAGTTTATATATTCCTGAATAAACTGCAGCCTGATTATACAATTTTATTTGGTGAAACATGCAATTAATGTTGTaacatttcagatatttggatgcACCGATAAATCTGCAATTGGAAACTAATACAAGTAGAACCAGGACTAAGACAGAAGACAGTGGGGATTGTAGTCTTGAACTCATATGGCTCCACTGAAGGACATCTTCATCTTTAGTCAAATTTACTTTCATGGTGGGTTTGAGGTGCACATAGTACTTGTACCGTAACTTGATCTACATCTTTCAATATTGTTGGGTTCATGTAGACTTTACTCTGCAACAGGCAAAATGAAATCAGTAACAGGGGAAACAAaacttttgaaaccattttcCTGTGCATTTTGCCGCATCAAGCATTATTGTTTGGACAAATGGAAAACCCATCTTAATAGACATATGATTAAATATGTGTGGGCTTATAGATGCAAAAGTTTATTTTGTACGAAAAGCTTATTGAAATATGGTGAGCTACTAAGATATATGCATAGCCACAAGAAGCTGTGGTACTACCGGTGTAAAAGGTTGAATGTCagtgagaaaccctatcagtgtgagtactgtcagaaatgttttgcacggaATAGTTATTTGCAAAGACATGTgaaaattcacaccaaagagaaaccttttcagtgtgagttctgtcaaaaatgttttgcacagaGTGGTGTTTTGAATAGACACATgacaactcacaccaaagagaaaccctttcagtgccagtactgtcagaaatgttttgcccaaaAGCATAACCTCAAATCCCATATTGCAACTCATACTAAAAGGAActctttcagtgtgagtactgccagaaatattttatgagtAAGAAAGGCCTTGTGGTCCATATCAGGACTCATACCAAGgagaaaccctaccagtgtgaATATTGCCAGAAATCCTTTGCTCAAAGTTCTAGTCTCACATACCATATCAGAACTACCCACACCaaggagaaaccctatcagtgtgagtactgtcagagaTGTTTTGCTCAAAGAAGTGACCTTGTGTgccatatcagaattcacaccaaggagaaaccctttcagtgtgagtactgtcaaaaatgtttgtCCCAAAAACGTACCCTTGTAGaacatatcagaattcacaccaaagagaaaccctttcagtgtgagtactgtcagaaatgttttgcccacAAAAGTGGCCTTGTGAACCATATTAGAACTTGTACCAAGGAAAAATAACCAGACTGTCAATGTTAGTATAGTCAGAAATGTTTACTTCCAAGAATGGTATCACATACTACATCAGAACTCACATGAAAGAATCACTAGGTGTGAATATCAGATGTGATTTTAAATATCTACCAAGAATTGTCGAAGGGGGCTAATTAGAAATAATGCTAGGCATCAGTAAAATTGCGCTCCTGATAGTGCGATATCTATTGATCCAAGCAAGAATATTAATGTATCTCATTCTCAAGTAGGTGGTGGTTAGGTTAGGAGGTGGGtcttgggtcaaaggtcaaataggtTTAAGGGGGCtgttattttctttggaaggggtcatgaatatactggggtcatagaattttgagacccaaaataggggggttataattttgtaacaCCCTAAATAAGGGTGGTTAATTTCATGTGCTGCACACATATTCTTTAacttaaaaaatcaaaatacagTGCGCAcaatcttaaggggtggggtatgaacgttcggacagtatttattgtgggacaatagagcacatcagacatcgaattgcattctgaatacgaagaatggccttctgatatcaaataattttgattttttgaaatttgcaatgggaatacacattttatggcaaatcattaaaattgatatttttgatatttaacagtactcgaagtaaactttataaatctgatcatttatacttaacgtgtatgtaggtgggatgaaaagccgacgatcaattgaaaatgttgacctttcatattgaagatatggatttttttcccaaaacatcaacaaaaaattaggtcttttgggaaaaaatccatatcttcaatatgaaaggtcaaaattttcaattgatcgtcggcttttcctcccagctacatacactttaagaatatatcattagatttataaaattcacttcgaggactgttatatcatggaggtatataaataaatggagaatgatcgccagaattctaatctcctaagtggagattatcccgttacctctattcaatgagtcaccaaacttgaatagaccagccacttcagccaagctattgatctccacgatggttatgagcctctaccatggttcattgattgtcactcccaaaatttcctcataggagttgaccctacattgacccgtgcggaagccttgtaaaagaaaCTGTATAATggcgtcagctagtcaatcagctagttcaaagtcaccagttttgatagcttatagtttcaatgtatgatcgagCGATAACcagaagaaattcggatgttctgttctcaagttatgaaactgttttctacactagttgtgccgtaacttgacaaatatacttagttttcatgttcatatattaagcttttaaggggtctgagggagttcaaatatagtgcaaatgaaagcaaaacgttttaaccttccgattgtgaaaaaaattatgttgggccaatttgggccatttgagttctggcgagcaaaatttacggaagtacttgaattcaagcaaaagtgatgatcagacaatcttttctagagagaaattgatatacggaatgtataggccctatacatactttgtttaaacagtttctcatagtttagtgtatgataaccgtgattttggttgaagcttgagtcaaattgattgagtgccatgacggatatgtcatgttattgttttaaacttttaattctgtattgtcatgaaatcgtataggccgcctaaatcatcatcaagttaaacttctcattgtataataaataattatcagtatttaggcctaaatgattattaatattattaggaggctatcattttctttggagggaggggttccaaatatacggggggggggggggtcataactttttggaaaaaaaagtcataattcaatttttcatgaccaaaatgtagggagtcacaagatgacaacagataaggtgaaaaaaaaaaaaaaaatactgatttcttgatccaatttaagcactcaatttttggcgaaaatgagattttgataggcctatcaaaattttatgaaacatgagcactttccaataagtataaacttcattttaccccattgaaatcaatggccagtgaaacagacttcacaatgtaatcagcttagcataatcaatataaacctgaaattgcctattcaacaataattggtcataaccaacgtagtacaaaagaggcttggctggatcattctccatttatttatatacctccatggttatatatcaaaaatgtgaaaaatatcaatttttaaaatttgtattatatcgtgattttcaaaaaatgaaaattatttgatatcaaaaattagacatgcttcgtattcaaaatgcaattcgatacgtctgaggtgctctcatgttccataaaaaatactgtcgaaacgctcaaaacgctcattccagatcccttaagttatataatacaaaatttatacCCGCTCCACAATGTCTTAGTTCCAgaaatgaataatttgtcgtAAGTCTGTGTAGACGGATTGGGGGGGATGAACATTTTCGACCCAAgacagggggtcataaaaattgactccagTCAACAACATcttcatgacccccccccttccgaagaaaatgacatcctcCTAAACTGCTAGACTGACTGGCTTATTTTGCAACTGCTATGTTGTAACATTTCAGATATTCGGATCCACTGATAAATCTGCAATTGGAAACTAACAAAAGTAGAACCAGTACTAATACAGAAGATAATGGGGATTGTGGTCTTGAACTCATATGGCTCCACTGAAGGACATCTTCATCTTTAATAAAATTTACTTTCATGGTGGGTTTGAGGTGCACATAGTACATGTACCATAACTTGATCTACATCTTTCAATATTGTTGGGTTCATGTAGACTTTACTCTGCAACAGGCAAAATGAAATCAGTAACAGGGGAAATGAAACTTTTGAAACCATTTACCTGTGCATTTTGCCGCATGAAGCATTATTCTTTGGACAAATTGAAAAACCATCTTAATAGACATATGCTTAAATATGTGTGGGCTCATAGATGCAAAAGTGTGCTTTGTCCGAAAAACGTATTAAAAAATGGTGAGCTGCTAAGATGTTCGCATAGCCACAGGAAGCTATGGTACTACCGGTGTAAAAAGTTGAATGTCagtgagaaaccctatcagtgtgagtactgtcagaaatgttttgcccaaaAGCATGACCTCAACTCCCATATTTTAACTCACACTAAAATGGAActctatcagtgtgagtactgccagaaatgttttgctcatAAACATGTCCTTGTGGCCCATATCAGGACTCACACCAAGgagaaaccctaccagtgtgagtactgccagaaatgttttgctcaaaGTTCTAGTCTCACATACCATATCAGAACTACTCACACCAtggagaaaccatatcagtgtgagtattgccagaaatgttttgctcatAAACATGTCCTTGTGGCCCATATCAGGACTCACACCAAGgagaaaccctaccagtgtgagtactgccagaaatgttttgctcaaaGTTCTAGTCTCACATACCATATCAGAGCTACTCACACCACCAtggagaaaccatatcagtgtgagtattgccagaaatgttttgctcaaaGAAGCAGCCTTTTGACCCATATTAGAATTCACACCAAGGAAAAACCCTTTCAGTGCgagtactgtcaaaaatgttttgcccaaaaatgttacCTTGTGAACCATATCAgtactcacaccaaagagaaaccttatcagtgtcaATACTGTCAGAGATGTTTTGCCCGAAGAAGTCTCCTTGTGGAACACATCAgatttcacaccaaagagaaactctctcagtgtgagtactgccagaaatgttttgcaaataAATATGGTCTTGTGAAGCATATCAGGACTCACACAAAGgagaaaccctaccagtgtgagtattgtcagaaatgctttgttcATAGCGATAGTCTCACataccatatcagaactcacaccaaggaaaaaccatatcagtgtgattactgtcagaaatgttttgcccaaaGAAGTGACCTTGTGTgccatatcagaattcacaccaaagagaaaccctttcagtgtgagtattgtcagaaatgttttacccaAAACAGTTACCTTGTGaaacacatcagaattcacaccaaagagacaccctttcagtgtgagtactgtcagaaatgttttatccAAAACAGTTACCTTGTGA contains the following coding sequences:
- the LOC140171448 gene encoding uncharacterized protein isoform X1 — protein: MKSVTGEMKLLKPFTCAFCRMKHYSLDKLKNHLNRHMLKYVWAHRCKSVLCPKNVLKNGELLRCSHSHRKLWYYRCKKLNVSEKPYQCEYCQKCFAQKHDLNSHILTHTKMELYQCEYCQKCFAHKHVLVAHIRTHTKEKPYQCEYCQKCFAQSSSLTYHIRTTHTMEKPYQCEYCQKCFAHKHVLVAHIRTHTKEKPYQCEYCQKCFAQSSSLTYHIRATHTTMEKPYQCEYCQKCFAQRSSLLTHIRIHTKEKPFQCEYCQKCFAQKCYLVNHISTHTKEKPYQCQYCQRCFARRSLLVEHIRFHTKEKLSQCEYCQKCFANKYGLVKHIRTHTKEKPYQCEYCQKCFVHSDSLTYHIRTHTKEKPYQCDYCQKCFAQRSDLVCHIRIHTKEKPFQCEYCQKCFTQNSYLVKHIRIHTKETPFQCEYCQKCFIQNSYLVKHIRIHTKEKPFQCEYCQKCFSQRSGLVCHTRIHTKEKPFQCEYCQKCFARRSVLVIHIRTHTKEKPFQCEYCQKCFAHKSGLVNHIKTCTKEK